The Kwoniella shandongensis chromosome 13, complete sequence genomic sequence CTCCACCAACTTTCTCACGTCAGTATCCGGCAAGTCCACCCGATAGTTTAGATCGCCCATCCAGAACTGTTAGACATCTGGGTCAGCCGATGCTCTGGCATACCGAGAACAGCAGCATATCAAATCAGCTTACCAAGGCATGAGCGTCCTCCTGGCCTAGGAGTCTGTCTCTGTTTTCAGGCAAGAACTCCTCAAACGCAGGGgtcagatcatcctcgttcGGTCGAGGGAATGTCAAGCCGGTTTTGAGAGTGAGATAGTCATTTCGCCGTCTTTCGAGAGCAGTAGCGAACGCCGCCATATCTGGAAATTTGGGGTCAGTCTGCACAACGACATTGATTTGATATCAACTCACGTGCATTGACAAAACACAGTGTCGTGTCGTGGATTTTCAGTCGGACTGCAACGCCCTAATTGTGCCGTTAGCTTCTGTCTCGTCGATAAGAATAGCGAAGCTTACCGCTTTGTTTCCCTACATGTTTAAGGTCAGCGAAATAGAGCACGAGAGATGACTGCTGCTCACCCCGAAGCCTAGCAGACCTATTCCCCTCTCACTCGTCTCCACTCGACTGATATGTTCCTTCAGGGTCTTCCGAACGAaaacaatcatcatcacgccGACATATTGGGTTCGCACAAGCTGTTTCATAGTGTCAACAGTTGCTTTGTCTGTGTAAGGGAGCACTCACTTTCTCAAATTCGCCAGATCTGGCGCCCAGTCCATCCGTCAACGCGGTCTCCCAGCTCTCGGCCCGATCACTCCCTTGTGAGATCAGCAACGCTTGTCCTCGCAGGTCTGGGCTGGTTGTCAGCTGTGTCGCCGGAGGACTTTACACAATTTCAGGAAGATTCCGGCCTACTGACCCGCTTCTTGGAACCCAAACACAAGcaagtcttcttctcctcctccaaccaGCGAAGCGAGCTCTAAAGTACCCTTTGGCGGGATCTTGTCGTTCACATTGTAAGTAGCGATTCGTATTCTACATGTTTGAGACGTAAGTATAAGTCGTTTGATCAATCGCTTGGCGATCGTACTTACCGGATATCCGACTTGGTGGACCACTTGTCCTGTCTCGCAAACAACCGTTTTCTCAAGAAAGCTGTCCGGGAAAAAGTTGGTAAATACGGGTCCGggtgatcttcttctcccgctGTGTTTGATTCTGCTGATGTAGTCGTGAGCGCTGTCAAAGGTGTGTCGACAGTCAACGTTATAGCTACCAAAGGGAGTCAGTAAGCAGGGGACCCATCTGAACGGTAgacacaactcacttgaatcagaaggggaaagaacgCCGGGCGTTGTATTATCCGGCGAGCCAGAATCGTCCACttcgtcgacatcgtcttgCGGTTGTCGTACTGGGTAAAGTCCAACCCATGAGTGTGTGAGACTACGCGGACTTGCTGAGGAATCTGTGAACGCGGCATTAGTCTGCCGATCACCGATTGACCAGGCTGAAAACAGCGACTTACTAGCTGCGTCGTTCAACCTCCTTAGCTCAGCGACTAGTTTCTGCACTTTGGCAGTCTGACTAGCCGATATCCTGAGCTCCAAGTTCGTCGCCGTATAGCTGATATACAGCGTGATGTCTGGCCGATCGCTACATTAGCTGGCAGTTCACCGGACATTTGTGTTGGAACACTCACGAGGTTTGGCACTTTGAGCGAAGAACGAAGTGGAGGGTGATGGAGGGGTCTGTTCTAGCCGATGCTTGAAGCCTAGGGCGATGGGAACGATGTAGAGTATATTGGCCGCTTCAGATGCGGTTGGAGGTGTCACGATGAACACGCTACATTAGGATAGATGAGCATGACGGACAAGTGTGCTACAGTCAGATCATACTCAcgccgcttcttctcctgtcgCAGTCTTACTGACCACCAGCAACGCTTCGACCTTTACGAAAGGCAAGTATCCAGTCCTCACTCTGCATGATTGTGACGCTATGACACGTTCGGTTTGTCGAAATAGGGCAATTGTGTCAAAGGTGGCagtcggaggtggaggaggttgcgCAGTACCCAGGAAACTTCGACTGGATAGTCTTCGTGGGACGACCGGAAGTGTAGACATTATGTGAATGCTCGTTTGATGGGTATTGGGTGCTTTCGTCACGGACGTTGTtgatggaaggagggaaaggaagttgAACAATGAGATAGATAGCACTAGTTCTACGTGATGCAATGATACCATCCATAATGGCTTGAATTGGAACCAAAGAACAGTGGCCCCGCACTATAGCACCAAGATTAAACCACGTGGCATTGTGTGTGATAACTGACGTGTGATTCTGCGAGACAAGTGACAAATTTGATTCCGCTCCAAAAGTAGGTGacctttcctcttcgtcgctttCATGATATTTCAGCGTATAGCATACATAGCTGATATTGCCTCGATACATCCCGACCTCACccacacactcaccatcatcagccATGCCTCCCGGAGATCCCGTTACTAGAATACCACGAGGTGGGTAAACTGCTGTTCGCTGTGCCCAGAGCGGAATGCTAACCCAAGGCTGTTAGGTCTTCAATACCTTGTCTCCTCCAAGCCTAACAAGTTTGCTGGACGGTATGTTGAACCACCTTCCTTCACTCCTAACAACTCCTGCGACATCCGATGAGTGCTGATCTTAATATCTGACTTGCCTACAGACTTCCATCCCGACTCCCTCATGCTACTACGAAATACGTTCAGCCGCGAGATCGAGTACGAAAATGGAACATCCGACCAGGAGATCGAGTTCGTTTGACTTCCGGAACACCACAACAAAAGTTCGTGAATGAGAAGAACAGCGAGGAAGGATGGAGGACGTACGAGGTGAAGCAGGTCGATTTGGAAAGGAACAGAGTGTTCTTGGAGGGTATCAATGTGGGTATCACCTGTTCTCGCGATTTCAGTAATCTCTGTGACACGGCTGATATTCTTGACTTTTGTTAGAACAAAAAAGCCAACATCATCCACTCTCTGCCAGCAAACTACGACCAATTGTCCGAAGGTCAAAAGACATCATATAACGAACAGAAGAACTTTGTAGCGACAATGAGACCGGTACATTACAGCAATGTTCAACTATGTCTCGAAGACAAGGGTGGACCTGACAGGTGGGTCCTGTTCAAGCGCTTGAGCTACCTGTTTAGGTCGAGAAAAAACTCGCTGACATGTGTGATGTCTGTGTAGCACCTTCGtatcgaggatgaagactGGACATACGCATttcaacaaagcttctcaACGATTTGACTGGAGACGATATGCTGCGAAGATCAGTGGACCATTGGATGCTCAAGCGCaagctgaagaagggagtgtgAGCATACCCTGGCCCAAACCCGAGAAGCCATACGAGTTTCCCAAGCGTGAGTTGTCATTCTGAACTTTTCTGTTGCTTTGGTGCATGACTTTTTGAAGATGATTGGGCTGATGACTTGTACTCATCTTCAGCCGATCCCGATCTCGACACGGCCAACAGCCTGACACTTGAGAACTCGCTCGTCCTTCCCAATGTCGAATCATTGATTGGTACCGATGCGGCCGATCTCTTCCCTCAGAACATCAACGcgcctccaccttccaaccccgCTTATCCCGACGCTTATCTGA encodes the following:
- a CDS encoding mitochondrial 54S ribosomal protein uL24m, with amino-acid sequence MPPGDPVTRIPRGLQYLVSSKPNKFAGRLPSRLPHATTKYVQPRDRVRKWNIRPGDRVRLTSGTPQQKFVNEKNSEEGWRTYEVKQVDLERNRVFLEGINNKKANIIHSLPANYDQLSEGQKTSYNEQKNFVATMRPVHYSNVQLCLEDKGGPDSTFVSRMKTGHTHFNKASQRFDWRRYAAKISGPLDAQAQAEEGSVSIPWPKPEKPYEFPKPDPDLDTANSLTLENSLVLPNVESLIGTDAADLFPQNINAPPPSNPAYPDAYLKALDKPEGYQRNEIDYMDMLMPLYLSEELSPRFAKSKTYKAYRTRREAEESERERAGKQAVAAWEAGGRDKGLKEAMELEAVGLEGVFLKSRTREEVREAAIIEFDVNNESMRKEVNTAVREGKLWDYELSQWVDGPKAEKIEKKRLRNDRKERKILEKLENLRLEEGKNMAVPPELRAA